The proteins below come from a single Candidatus Bathyarchaeota archaeon genomic window:
- a CDS encoding ABC transporter permease yields the protein MAKALNDIYAVLWVDLRNMRRHWKSTVATSLILPLLYLVAFGYGLGRGIDVDGVNYLAFVVPGIVALTAFSTSFSGAASKLQVDKFFYKSFDELLMSPVSLQSIIVGKALIGVLRGLISSVAILAVGFLLAPTLIISPLMLSMLLLSCFVFALFGVLIALVVNTHQGMSTFSNLVILPMTFLCGTFFSLSQLPDAAKAVLYFLPLTHSSQLLRATALDTPFPWLSLAGLCIFGAVFFGASVLALKKSSV from the coding sequence ATGGCAAAAGCCCTAAATGACATCTACGCGGTTCTCTGGGTGGACCTGCGCAATATGCGGCGACACTGGAAATCCACTGTTGCCACGAGTTTGATTTTGCCCCTGCTGTACCTTGTGGCTTTCGGCTACGGTTTAGGCCGCGGCATAGACGTTGACGGCGTTAACTACCTTGCCTTTGTAGTTCCCGGCATCGTGGCGTTAACTGCGTTTTCAACCAGCTTCAGCGGCGCCGCCTCTAAGTTGCAGGTTGACAAGTTTTTCTACAAGAGCTTTGATGAGCTTTTGATGTCGCCGGTAAGTTTGCAGTCAATCATAGTTGGGAAAGCCTTGATTGGGGTGCTGCGGGGCCTGATTAGTTCCGTCGCTATCTTAGCCGTCGGCTTTCTGCTTGCTCCCACCTTGATAATCAGTCCGCTTATGCTATCTATGCTGCTGCTGTCCTGCTTTGTGTTTGCTCTATTCGGCGTTTTGATTGCGTTGGTAGTCAATACCCATCAGGGCATGAGCACATTTAGCAACCTGGTAATTCTGCCCATGACGTTTCTCTGCGGAACCTTCTTCTCACTCAGCCAACTGCCCGACGCCGCCAAAGCCGTCCTCTACTTCTTGCCCCTAACCCACTCCAGCCAACTCCTACGCGCAACCGCTCTCGACACACCGTTTCCCTGGCTGTCTTTAGCTGGCCTCTGCATTTTTGGAGCAGTCTTCTTTGGGGCAAGTGTGCTAGCGCTAAAAAAATCTAGCGTATAG
- a CDS encoding DUF3795 domain-containing protein, translating into MAQGFDAELFARCGINCRTCVGFFGYTLDGKRQAPCGGCPTRQATCSFFKKYCVNPNREKFDYCYQCLLFPCAELQKIDQYYSGKYGVSLIEAFEHIRSRGMQDYLQSERQKWTCPVCGGVICAQTKRCYSCHP; encoded by the coding sequence TTGGCCCAGGGTTTTGATGCAGAACTGTTCGCGCGGTGTGGAATCAATTGTCGCACCTGCGTGGGCTTTTTTGGCTACACGCTGGATGGGAAGCGGCAAGCTCCCTGTGGCGGCTGCCCCACACGGCAGGCAACCTGCAGTTTTTTCAAGAAATACTGTGTGAACCCCAATCGAGAGAAATTCGACTACTGCTACCAGTGCCTACTGTTTCCCTGTGCTGAACTCCAAAAAATCGATCAATACTATAGCGGAAAATACGGCGTCAGCCTAATCGAAGCGTTTGAGCACATCCGATCCCGCGGCATGCAAGATTACCTGCAGAGTGAGCGGCAGAAATGGACTTGCCCGGTTTGTGGCGGAGTTATTTGTGCGCAAACCAAGCGATGCTACAGCTGCCATCCGTAG
- a CDS encoding YsnF/AvaK domain-containing protein, which produces MSTTTVPWRDTIKKEARGVNDLDLGEVQETGTYYVHTQRGIGSKTQFYIPKRMFRNYDGHTVHFDIAENDANQFVGNKFPSDEEYRAKYERPTMEKPMGPSNAEYNDMERIPIMTERIEVSKHMHTDEVTITKTPYMETRTMDVPVMHEEIRIEEARPASGTKVPEVRRDLNEETIKIPVRHEDVDVRRTPEVKEELVIHRTPVTETRRISEDVRSERFEVTDKTKATLEEEKKKHSVA; this is translated from the coding sequence TTGTCAACAACTACTGTACCATGGCGTGATACTATAAAGAAAGAAGCACGCGGAGTAAACGATCTTGACCTAGGAGAAGTGCAGGAGACAGGAACCTACTATGTGCATACGCAGCGAGGAATCGGAAGCAAAACGCAGTTCTATATCCCCAAAAGGATGTTCAGAAACTACGATGGACACACCGTTCATTTTGACATAGCTGAAAATGATGCTAACCAATTCGTTGGGAACAAATTCCCCTCGGACGAAGAATACCGAGCCAAATACGAGAGGCCAACGATGGAGAAGCCGATGGGGCCGAGCAATGCAGAGTACAATGACATGGAACGGATTCCAATCATGACTGAACGCATAGAGGTGTCAAAGCATATGCACACCGACGAAGTCACCATTACCAAAACCCCCTATATGGAGACACGTACGATGGATGTCCCGGTGATGCATGAAGAGATTAGAATCGAAGAAGCCAGGCCTGCAAGCGGCACTAAAGTTCCCGAGGTCCGAAGGGACCTCAACGAGGAAACCATCAAGATTCCCGTAAGGCATGAGGATGTTGATGTCAGACGAACACCTGAGGTCAAGGAGGAACTGGTTATTCACCGAACCCCCGTCACTGAGACCCGCCGTATCAGCGAGGATGTCCGAAGCGAAAGATTCGAGGTTACCGACAAAACCAAGGCTACGCTTGAAGAAGAAAAAAAGAAGCACTCTGTAGCGTAA
- a CDS encoding alkaline phosphatase family protein translates to MLVQKLATPKNPDTNFIYPQYERACISNIPNTILSHFHIKNSAPNLLADCQGTVDAEKANKVVLLVVDGFGFDQFINHHKQNPFLKGLTEAGEVSPLTSVFPSQTTNALTTLNTGLTPQQHGMLEYFIYLKNIGLINALQFERIGGGNRKLIDEGFDPSLMFNGKSIHQTLSSWGVSSFAHMQAANSSNACSKLIFKGSTMVPSLKTSDTIVRLRKNLEETSGNAYFFVHLDTLDTISHQYGPQSIEYQAELATITYLLQRELVEKLDSSTAKETLLLLTADHGGIESNPNRTIYLNLQPKTMMNLQRGSNGKPIMPTGGPREIFLHIKEDKLQETKAWLMTQLGDRAEIVETAQAVEEGLFGVGAASQDFLDRAGNLLILPCGGETVWFEQFTTRITFMGQHGGLCEEEMLVPFAVSKLDELKK, encoded by the coding sequence ATGCTAGTCCAAAAACTCGCCACACCAAAAAACCCCGACACCAACTTCATCTACCCCCAATACGAAAGAGCCTGCATCTCAAACATCCCAAACACCATCCTTTCGCACTTCCACATAAAAAACTCAGCACCCAACCTCCTAGCGGATTGCCAAGGCACAGTTGATGCTGAAAAAGCAAACAAAGTCGTGCTACTGGTTGTTGACGGCTTCGGATTTGACCAATTCATAAACCACCACAAACAAAACCCCTTCCTCAAAGGCCTCACAGAGGCAGGCGAGGTTTCCCCGTTAACCAGCGTGTTTCCCTCCCAAACCACCAATGCCCTAACAACCCTAAACACGGGGTTAACGCCGCAGCAGCATGGAATGCTCGAGTATTTTATTTACCTAAAAAACATCGGGCTCATCAACGCCTTGCAGTTTGAGCGCATCGGCGGCGGAAACCGAAAGCTCATCGACGAGGGCTTTGACCCCAGCTTAATGTTTAATGGAAAAAGCATCCATCAGACCCTAAGCAGCTGGGGCGTCAGCAGCTTTGCGCATATGCAGGCGGCAAACAGCTCTAACGCATGCTCAAAACTGATTTTCAAGGGCAGCACCATGGTGCCTTCGCTGAAAACCTCCGACACGATTGTTCGGCTCCGGAAGAACCTGGAGGAAACCTCGGGTAACGCCTACTTTTTTGTTCACCTTGACACGTTAGACACGATTTCGCATCAGTATGGACCCCAAAGCATAGAGTACCAAGCCGAGTTGGCAACGATCACTTATCTGCTGCAAAGGGAACTGGTGGAGAAGCTGGATTCATCAACAGCAAAAGAGACGCTGCTGCTTCTAACTGCAGACCACGGCGGAATCGAATCGAACCCCAACCGAACCATCTACCTTAACCTACAGCCAAAAACCATGATGAACCTGCAGCGTGGCAGCAACGGAAAACCCATCATGCCCACAGGCGGCCCACGCGAAATTTTCCTACACATAAAAGAGGATAAGCTGCAGGAAACCAAAGCGTGGCTGATGACACAGCTCGGCGACCGCGCGGAAATCGTGGAGACAGCGCAGGCAGTGGAGGAGGGCTTGTTTGGGGTTGGCGCGGCAAGCCAGGACTTTTTGGATCGCGCCGGGAACCTGCTTATTTTGCCCTGCGGCGGCGAGACGGTTTGGTTTGAGCAGTTCACTACGAGGATTACGTTTATGGGGCAGCATGGCGGCCTCTGCGAGGAGGAGATGCTGGTTCCGTTTGCCGTCTCCAAGTTGGATGAGCTAAAAAAGTAA
- a CDS encoding alpha/beta hydrolase, with amino-acid sequence MVPVKSQTAVLPDGRQLGYTTVGKGDPVLYFHGTASSRLEVLLLKDLAESQNLQLIGVDRPGYGLSSYESGRDLQGFNGDVNALMDHLGIGRFGLLGWSGGGVFALAYLAFFSSRVTHAVVASSPSLPFDVSSAHNMPLARYIMKLPFVGVLAMRQMRREVLRAGNAAAFLSSPQGKRMLRGCSTDDLRFFGDPAWMDLMYQSMAEAFRQGEAGVQAVVLEHQFFAKPWSFSFDGVPAGKLTVWHGSDDLTCRVENAYALCRCVGGSGLEVFVGRGHCVLFGECGRLGGLLRGV; translated from the coding sequence ATGGTGCCAGTGAAAAGCCAAACCGCCGTTTTGCCCGATGGCCGACAACTCGGATACACAACCGTCGGCAAAGGAGACCCTGTCCTGTATTTTCATGGCACCGCAAGCAGCCGCCTTGAAGTTTTACTTCTAAAAGACCTTGCTGAATCCCAGAATCTGCAACTTATCGGCGTCGACCGCCCCGGCTATGGGCTGTCCAGTTACGAATCAGGCCGTGACCTGCAAGGCTTTAACGGCGACGTCAACGCTTTGATGGATCATCTGGGCATTGGTCGGTTTGGGCTTCTGGGTTGGTCAGGCGGCGGAGTGTTTGCGTTGGCGTATCTGGCGTTTTTTTCTAGCCGCGTAACCCATGCGGTCGTGGCTTCTTCACCGTCTTTACCGTTTGATGTTTCAAGTGCACATAACATGCCCCTGGCACGCTACATCATGAAGCTGCCCTTCGTGGGGGTTTTGGCGATGCGGCAGATGCGCCGAGAAGTCCTGCGTGCCGGGAACGCCGCGGCTTTTCTGTCTTCTCCGCAGGGCAAGCGGATGCTGCGTGGCTGCTCAACCGATGACTTGAGGTTTTTTGGCGACCCAGCTTGGATGGATTTGATGTATCAGTCGATGGCTGAAGCGTTCCGTCAGGGCGAGGCGGGGGTGCAGGCGGTGGTTTTGGAGCACCAGTTTTTTGCTAAGCCGTGGAGTTTTTCTTTTGATGGTGTTCCCGCGGGTAAGTTGACGGTTTGGCATGGAAGCGATGATTTGACCTGTAGGGTTGAGAATGCTTATGCGTTGTGTCGCTGTGTTGGGGGGAGTGGCTTGGAGGTTTTTGTTGGTCGGGGGCATTGTGTGTTGTTTGGGGAGTGTGGGCGGCTGGGTGGGCTTCTGAGGGGTGTTTGA
- a CDS encoding TIGR03557 family F420-dependent LLM class oxidoreductase produces the protein MNTDKSRIEIGYSLMSEEHPPLALVKYAALAEQSGFSFATISDHYHPWISKQGQAPFVWSTLGAISQVTSTLKIGTAVTCPTIRMHPAIVAHAAATSASLMPNRFFLGVGTGENLNEHIVGEGWPSHAVRREMLKEAVEIIRELWTGEKTSYFGAFYTVENAKLYTLPPEPVPIIVSVVGKEIAKLASEIGDGMISTEPNREYIDIFLSNRTDAEAPLYCQATVCYAPTEEQARDIVFKQWPNSGLPGDLSWETYSTELIEAEVKLVTKQQASEHIACGPDPAKHLETIQKYIDAGFDKVSIHNVGPYQEEFFRFYKEHVIPKIMGDRKLR, from the coding sequence ATGAACACAGATAAGAGTAGAATCGAGATCGGATATTCTTTAATGTCCGAGGAGCATCCACCATTAGCTCTCGTTAAATACGCCGCGCTCGCGGAGCAATCAGGCTTCAGTTTTGCGACGATATCAGATCATTACCATCCCTGGATAAGCAAGCAGGGGCAAGCACCCTTCGTCTGGAGTACTCTGGGCGCGATTTCCCAAGTTACCAGCACACTGAAGATAGGCACAGCAGTCACATGCCCCACGATTCGAATGCACCCCGCCATAGTTGCGCATGCCGCCGCTACTTCCGCTTCGCTTATGCCGAACAGGTTTTTTCTGGGCGTCGGCACAGGCGAAAACTTAAACGAGCATATCGTGGGGGAAGGCTGGCCTAGCCATGCTGTTCGCAGGGAAATGCTAAAGGAAGCCGTGGAGATAATCCGTGAGCTTTGGACAGGTGAAAAAACCAGCTATTTTGGCGCATTTTACACGGTGGAGAACGCGAAACTGTACACTTTGCCCCCTGAACCAGTGCCCATCATTGTGTCGGTTGTAGGCAAAGAAATCGCGAAACTTGCTTCGGAGATCGGCGACGGAATGATCAGCACAGAACCTAACCGTGAATACATCGACATTTTCCTCTCAAACCGCACAGACGCAGAGGCACCGCTTTACTGTCAAGCCACCGTCTGCTATGCACCCACCGAAGAGCAAGCACGTGACATCGTCTTTAAGCAGTGGCCAAACAGCGGGCTTCCAGGCGACCTAAGCTGGGAGACTTACTCAACCGAACTCATTGAGGCTGAAGTGAAGCTGGTTACGAAGCAGCAGGCATCTGAACATATTGCCTGTGGACCCGACCCCGCTAAGCATTTGGAGACTATCCAGAAATACATTGACGCAGGGTTCGATAAGGTTTCAATCCATAACGTGGGACCCTATCAGGAAGAGTTTTTCAGGTTCTACAAAGAGCACGTAATCCCCAAAATCATGGGTGACCGAAAGTTAAGATGA
- a CDS encoding ATP synthase subunit C, which translates to MKRKLILFVLLPLVLLPLMGMAAAVTVSTVQDQTTTANAANYDRVAIAISAALAISLPALSAGLAISAAGSAAISALAEKPETFFRSFLIVALAEALAIYGLIMGILLWLKL; encoded by the coding sequence GTGAAACGAAAACTAATACTGTTCGTGTTACTTCCGCTCGTGCTCCTACCACTCATGGGCATGGCAGCCGCAGTAACAGTCTCCACAGTTCAGGACCAAACAACCACTGCAAATGCTGCAAACTATGACCGCGTCGCAATCGCCATCTCCGCTGCATTAGCCATTAGTCTTCCCGCTTTGAGTGCGGGTCTTGCAATCTCCGCGGCTGGCAGTGCTGCAATCAGTGCATTAGCTGAGAAACCTGAAACCTTCTTCAGAAGCTTCCTCATCGTAGCGTTGGCTGAAGCGTTGGCAATTTACGGTTTAATTATGGGCATTCTGCTCTGGCTAAAACTTTAG
- a CDS encoding universal stress protein, with amino-acid sequence MKRFSSETIEKILVPTDGSEHSIRAAEYAIGIAKNHDAQLMVVYVVDEVVIDKFSEITEREVVERELKIDGQRYTNYVLGLATEAGVKATAMVARGRPFEQIVNLAKGLNMDLIVMGTYGYRGAERILMGSVAERVIEYSSCPVLVVK; translated from the coding sequence ATGAAGAGGTTTAGTTCGGAAACAATCGAGAAGATACTGGTTCCAACCGACGGCTCTGAACACAGCATCCGCGCGGCTGAATACGCCATAGGCATCGCAAAAAACCACGATGCCCAACTTATGGTTGTCTACGTGGTGGATGAGGTTGTCATCGATAAATTCTCAGAGATCACCGAACGCGAGGTGGTCGAGCGGGAACTCAAGATCGATGGGCAACGCTACACAAACTACGTTTTGGGGTTAGCAACAGAAGCCGGCGTGAAGGCTACCGCTATGGTTGCACGGGGCAGACCCTTTGAGCAGATCGTGAATTTAGCTAAGGGCCTAAACATGGACCTCATCGTTATGGGCACCTACGGGTATAGGGGCGCCGAGCGGATACTGATGGGCAGCGTTGCTGAACGCGTCATCGAGTATTCATCCTGCCCTGTGCTGGTGGTCAAGTAG
- a CDS encoding V-type ATP synthase subunit D, whose product MSAENISPTRINLIQTKKTLSLAESGREVLERKRDILLRELRNSIFDAEKSREDLLEALAKAYLSLREAIMAKGSETIANVALGSTNKAEYLIDYRSIMGVTVPAVTFQGATDVKPDYGFANTNAELDHAFKEFHNVLKLLAHLAKAEGTTFQIANDVKRTQRRVNALNHVLIPRYRSTAKQIEMVLEEKEREEFVRTKRIKTMIQSHQEEILNEEV is encoded by the coding sequence ATGTCGGCGGAAAACATCAGCCCCACCAGAATCAACCTCATACAGACCAAAAAGACCCTGAGTCTAGCAGAGTCCGGACGGGAAGTGCTGGAGCGTAAACGGGATATTCTGCTTCGGGAGCTGCGTAACAGCATCTTTGACGCGGAGAAAAGCCGCGAGGACCTGTTGGAGGCGCTGGCGAAGGCTTACTTGAGTCTGCGGGAGGCGATTATGGCGAAGGGCTCGGAAACCATCGCTAACGTGGCGCTGGGATCCACTAACAAAGCCGAGTACCTGATTGATTACCGCAGCATCATGGGCGTGACGGTTCCAGCCGTTACCTTTCAGGGAGCAACCGACGTTAAACCCGACTATGGCTTTGCCAACACCAACGCCGAGTTAGACCACGCGTTTAAGGAGTTCCATAACGTCTTAAAGCTGCTGGCGCATTTAGCTAAAGCAGAAGGAACAACCTTTCAGATAGCCAACGACGTCAAACGAACCCAGCGCCGCGTCAACGCCCTCAACCACGTTTTGATTCCCCGTTACCGCAGCACAGCAAAGCAGATCGAAATGGTTCTGGAGGAGAAGGAACGCGAGGAATTCGTGCGTACTAAACGCATCAAAACCATGATTCAAAGTCATCAAGAGGAGATTTTAAATGAAGAGGTTTAG
- a CDS encoding V-type ATP synthase subunit B — protein sequence MAGTGLEYKGVSSISGPIIVVENVKQVGYDELVAVKTQSGETRLGKVIQVTQKAVTVQVFEGTTGLSLSQTRTRFLGRPLEVPVSTEMLGRVMNSFGEPIDGHPRFFTEEKRDVNGFPLNPNAREYPKDFIQTGISAIDGLTSLVRGQKLPVFSGPGLSHNELAAQVVRQAQIRSANEPFNIVFIAMGLEHDDAAFFQKSFEETGAIKNVAMFLNLADDPPVERIITPRAGLTLAEYLAFDQESHVLVVMTDMTNYCEALREVSSSMEEVPSRKGYPGYMYSDLASIYERAGRIIGKRGSITQMPILTMPNDDITHPIPDLTGYITEGQIVLSRSLEKQGIYPPIYISTSLSRLMKDGIGAGSTREDHANVASQLYSAYAQYNSVKSLVTIIGEEGLGTRDKEYLRFGEHFEKTLIKQGKNENRSIEETLSIAWDVLSDLPEEELTSVKPEYINKYMPKTDVEVKY from the coding sequence ATGGCAGGAACAGGTTTAGAGTATAAAGGTGTCTCATCAATCTCAGGACCCATCATCGTCGTCGAAAACGTCAAGCAAGTAGGCTACGACGAGCTTGTTGCAGTGAAAACCCAAAGCGGCGAAACCCGCCTTGGCAAAGTTATCCAGGTTACCCAGAAAGCCGTCACCGTGCAGGTTTTCGAAGGCACCACTGGGCTCTCGCTGTCGCAGACCCGCACCCGCTTTTTAGGCAGGCCCCTTGAAGTGCCCGTTTCCACCGAGATGCTGGGACGCGTCATGAACAGCTTCGGCGAACCCATCGACGGCCACCCCCGCTTCTTCACCGAAGAAAAACGCGACGTCAACGGCTTCCCCCTTAACCCCAACGCACGCGAATACCCCAAAGACTTCATCCAAACCGGCATATCCGCCATCGACGGCTTAACCAGCCTCGTCCGCGGGCAAAAACTCCCCGTTTTCAGCGGCCCCGGCTTAAGCCACAATGAACTCGCCGCACAGGTTGTTAGGCAAGCCCAAATCCGCAGCGCAAACGAACCCTTCAACATCGTCTTCATCGCCATGGGACTTGAGCATGATGACGCAGCGTTTTTCCAGAAGAGCTTTGAGGAAACCGGCGCCATCAAAAACGTCGCCATGTTCCTTAATTTGGCAGATGACCCCCCTGTGGAGCGCATCATCACTCCCCGCGCGGGTTTGACGTTGGCGGAGTATCTGGCGTTTGATCAGGAAAGCCACGTACTCGTTGTCATGACGGATATGACTAATTATTGTGAGGCGCTGCGTGAAGTCAGCTCATCGATGGAGGAGGTGCCCAGCCGCAAAGGCTACCCCGGCTACATGTACAGTGACCTCGCCAGCATCTATGAACGCGCAGGCAGAATCATCGGCAAACGCGGCTCGATTACGCAGATGCCCATTCTAACCATGCCCAACGACGACATCACCCACCCCATCCCCGACTTAACCGGCTACATCACCGAGGGACAAATCGTGCTTTCCCGCTCACTCGAAAAGCAGGGCATCTACCCGCCCATCTACATCTCAACCAGCCTTAGCCGGCTGATGAAGGACGGCATCGGCGCCGGCAGCACCCGAGAAGACCACGCAAACGTCGCCAGCCAACTCTACAGTGCATATGCCCAATACAACTCGGTTAAGTCACTGGTCACAATCATAGGCGAAGAAGGCCTTGGCACCCGAGACAAAGAGTACCTTCGCTTCGGCGAGCACTTCGAGAAAACCCTCATCAAGCAAGGCAAAAACGAGAACCGCAGCATCGAAGAAACCCTATCGATTGCATGGGATGTGCTTTCTGATTTGCCTGAGGAAGAATTAACCAGCGTCAAACCCGAGTACATCAACAAGTACATGCCCAAAACCGACGTTGAGGTTAAGTACTAG
- a CDS encoding V-type ATP synthase subunit A, with product MTAKGSVIRVAGPVVEAKGMSDAVMHEMVEVGNEGLIGEIIRLEGEYATIQVYQNTTGLKLEEPATGTGSPLSVELGPGLLGNTFDGIQRPLETLREITGAFIKQARGVTALSRTKKWLFTPKVKVGDEVVGGDILGTVQETDIVEHRILAPIGTQGKILKIAAEGEYTVAESIATLEANGAQTELTMMQKWPVRKPRPHSKRLFAFTPLITGQRVIDTFFPIAKGGSAAIPGPFGAGKTVTQQQLAKWSDANIVIYVGCGERGNEMVDVLDSFPKLIDPVTGHPLMERTILIANTSNMPVSAREASIYTGIAIAEYYRDMGYAVALMADSTSRWAEALREVSGRLEEMPAEEGFPSYLPSRLAEFYERTGVVETLGSDQRMGSICAIGAVSPPGGDFSEPVTQHTKRFTRVFWALDAELADARHYPSINWMQSYSGYVADLAGWWHKNVNEKWNSYREEAMRILQAEDELKNIVKLVGPEALPDKQRLVLETARILRIAMLQQNALDPIDTYCSPQKQFMMLKIIVDFHRLAEDVVTKGAPIFKVTELPVMDEIMRMKSSIPNDKVGALDDLEKRMHENFEVLEASLR from the coding sequence ATGACCGCGAAAGGCAGCGTTATCCGAGTTGCAGGCCCCGTCGTCGAAGCCAAAGGCATGTCAGACGCCGTCATGCACGAGATGGTCGAAGTAGGCAACGAAGGCTTAATCGGCGAAATCATCCGCCTCGAAGGCGAATACGCAACCATCCAAGTTTACCAAAACACCACCGGCCTTAAACTCGAAGAACCCGCAACCGGCACAGGCAGCCCGCTTTCAGTAGAGCTTGGACCAGGCCTTTTGGGAAACACCTTCGATGGCATCCAGCGTCCACTTGAGACGCTACGGGAAATAACCGGCGCCTTCATCAAGCAAGCCCGGGGAGTAACCGCGCTTTCCCGAACCAAAAAATGGCTGTTCACACCCAAAGTCAAAGTCGGCGACGAAGTCGTGGGCGGCGACATACTGGGCACAGTCCAAGAAACCGACATAGTCGAGCACCGTATCCTTGCCCCCATCGGTACACAAGGCAAAATCCTCAAAATCGCAGCTGAAGGCGAATACACAGTCGCCGAAAGCATCGCCACGCTGGAAGCCAACGGCGCCCAAACTGAGCTTACAATGATGCAGAAGTGGCCTGTCCGCAAACCCCGCCCCCACAGCAAACGCCTCTTCGCCTTCACACCGCTTATCACGGGGCAGCGGGTCATCGACACGTTTTTCCCCATCGCTAAAGGCGGCTCCGCAGCTATCCCTGGACCCTTCGGCGCGGGCAAAACCGTCACTCAGCAGCAGCTGGCGAAGTGGTCAGACGCCAACATCGTCATCTACGTGGGCTGCGGTGAACGCGGCAACGAAATGGTCGATGTCCTCGATAGCTTCCCCAAACTCATCGACCCCGTCACGGGGCATCCCCTGATGGAACGCACCATCCTAATCGCGAACACCAGCAACATGCCCGTTTCCGCGCGTGAAGCCAGCATCTACACTGGCATAGCCATCGCCGAATACTACCGTGACATGGGCTACGCAGTCGCGTTGATGGCGGATTCAACCAGCAGATGGGCCGAGGCACTCCGCGAAGTCTCAGGCAGACTCGAAGAGATGCCCGCTGAAGAAGGCTTCCCCAGCTATCTGCCCTCGCGACTAGCCGAGTTCTACGAACGCACCGGCGTCGTCGAAACCCTAGGCTCAGACCAGCGAATGGGCTCCATCTGCGCCATCGGCGCGGTTTCTCCTCCTGGCGGCGACTTCTCCGAACCCGTCACCCAACATACTAAACGATTCACAAGGGTTTTCTGGGCGCTGGATGCGGAGCTTGCGGATGCACGCCATTACCCCTCGATTAACTGGATGCAGAGTTACAGCGGCTACGTCGCTGATCTTGCAGGCTGGTGGCATAAAAACGTCAACGAGAAATGGAACAGCTACCGCGAAGAAGCCATGCGTATATTGCAGGCGGAAGATGAACTTAAAAACATCGTTAAGCTAGTTGGCCCCGAGGCGTTGCCTGATAAGCAGCGGCTGGTACTGGAGACCGCCCGCATCCTGCGCATCGCCATGCTTCAGCAGAACGCGCTTGACCCCATCGACACCTACTGCAGCCCACAGAAGCAATTCATGATGTTGAAGATAATCGTGGATTTCCATCGGCTAGCCGAGGACGTCGTTACCAAGGGTGCACCAATTTTCAAAGTCACCGAGCTTCCAGTAATGGATGAAATCATGCGCATGAAATCTTCCATACCTAACGATAAAGTTGGGGCGCTGGATGATTTAGAGAAGCGTATGCATGAGAATTTTGAGGTATTGGAGGCAAGTTTGAGGTAA
- a CDS encoding V-type ATP synthase subunit E yields the protein MSVKTGIAAIASEVIGDVQKEAEALILAAQTEAKETLRIANDKARESYRAAVAQAKEKADVEKRKIASVAEVEARNRLLQTKEQLVDAAFEKATAALKEFAQSKNYSSYLLGLIEAVAQRMGQKKLVVQVNVKDKGWLTSDMLKTISGKIGSELELSNEKEDFIGGCKIQTSDGKIIYDATLDNKLAELTSALRVAVAKQLFGAA from the coding sequence ATGAGCGTAAAAACTGGAATTGCAGCAATCGCCAGCGAAGTCATAGGCGACGTGCAAAAGGAAGCTGAAGCCCTGATTTTGGCAGCTCAAACCGAAGCTAAAGAAACCCTGCGAATAGCCAACGATAAAGCCCGGGAGAGCTACCGCGCCGCCGTAGCCCAGGCAAAGGAGAAAGCGGACGTGGAGAAACGCAAAATCGCCTCCGTGGCAGAGGTGGAAGCCCGCAACCGGTTGCTTCAAACCAAAGAGCAACTGGTGGATGCAGCCTTCGAGAAAGCCACCGCCGCACTCAAAGAGTTTGCTCAAAGCAAAAACTACAGCAGCTACCTTTTAGGGCTAATAGAAGCTGTCGCACAGCGGATGGGGCAGAAAAAACTTGTAGTTCAAGTTAACGTAAAGGACAAAGGTTGGTTAACATCAGACATGCTCAAAACTATATCTGGGAAAATAGGCAGTGAACTTGAATTATCCAATGAAAAAGAAGACTTCATCGGCGGCTGCAAAATCCAAACCAGCGACGGCAAAATAATCTACGACGCCACACTCGACAACAAACTTGCCGAGTTAACATCGGCGCTGCGAGTGGCGGTTGCAAAACAACTCTTCGGAGCTGCATAA